The segment CAGGGCGCGGTGCATGGCCGGTTCATGGCGTTCGATGCGCTGGGCCAGTTGGCGCTCGGTGATCACCAGGGCGTTGCAGGGCTGGCCGAGGTAGGTCTCGCAGCCGAAGTGACGACGGTAGCGCGACAGCGGGAGCGGGCTGCTGCCCGACAGCAGCACCGCCCTGGCGCTGAAGGTGGGGCCGCAGAGCAGCTTCATGGTGCTCTGCGCCACGCCCATGGCCAGTTCCACCATTTGCCGCTGGGGGCCGGGCATGCGCAGTTCGATGACCAGACGCGGCGCATCCGGCTCGCTGCGGTCCAGGTCCAACTGGATGCCGGAGCTGTGGTAGCCGATGAAACGGACGATCTCCGTCAGTGCGTGGCCCACCGTTTCCGCGTTACGCGCGATCAGTGCGATTGGGCCGAGCACGGCGAGGTTCTGGTAGTCGGACATGCGCAGGCCGAAATCAGCGCAGTGCAGCTCCTCGGCGGCACTTTCCAGCAGGGCGATGAGCGAGCGGAAGGGCACTCGTGCGTCTTCGTCGTCCAGCAACTCCGGGCGGATGCGAAAGCGGGCGAGGAGCGGATGCGGGTCTTGCCCGAGTTGGGTGACGAGCTCGCGGAAGCCGCCGAACGAAGTGGTTCTGATGAAAGGTTCCATGTCGTCAAAAATCAATTAACTGTCAGGAAATGTCAATTTTTGTTCCTTGACCTCGGCGAAGAATTCCCGGGCTACTCGCCACTTCGGAGCGTCCCATGGAATTCGATTACATCGTCGTCGGCGCCGGTTCGGCCGGCTGCGTGCTGGCCAACCGGCTGAGTGCCGATCCCGCAGTATCCGTGTGCCTGCTCGAAGCGGGGCCGCGCGACTGGTCGCCGCTGGTTCATGCGCCGGCCGGCGTCGCCGCCATCCTGCCCACGCGTCACGTCAACTGGGCCTTCGACACGGTGCCCCAGCCCGGACTGGGCGGCCGTCGCGGGTACCAGCCGCGCGGCAAGGTGCTCGGCGGCAGCAGCTCGATCAACGGCATGATCTACATCCGTGGCCACCAGAGCGACTACGACGAATGGGCCGCCCTGGGTAATGCCGGCTGGTCCTTCAACGAGGTGCTGCCGTATTTCCGCAAGAGCCAGATGCACCATCGCGGCGCCAGCGAGTTCCATGGTGGCGACGGCGAACTCTACGTCGGCCAGATCGAAGCACACACTGCAACTCGAGCCTTCATCGAGGCCGGACAGAAGGCTGGCTACCGCTATAACGACGACTTCAACGGCGCCGAGCAGGAAGGCATCGGCCAATACGACGTAACCATTCGCGAAGGCCGTCGCTGGAGCACGGCCACGGCCTTCCTCACGCCCATTCGTGGCTCCCGCAGCAACCTCACCGTACTGACGGGCGCTTATGCCGAGCGCATCCTGCTGCAGGGCAAGCGGGCCACTGGCGTGCAGGTGCGCGTCAAGGGGCGTTCGCAGAACCTCAAGGCCCGCCGGGAGGTGCTGGTAGCCGCCGGTGCCTTCGGCAGCCCGCAGTTGCTCATGCTTTCCGGCATCGGTCCGGAATCCGAACTCAAGCCCCAGGGCATTCCCGTGCAGCATGAGCTGCCGGGCGTGGGGCAGAACCTGCAGGATCATCCTGACGTGGTGCTCGGCTACCAGAGCACTGACAACTCGCTGATGGGCTATTCCCTGGGCGGCAGCCTCAAGCTGGGCGCTGCGCTGGTGCAGTACCTGGCGTCGCGTCGTGGTGCGCTGGCCACCAACTTTGCCGAGGCGGGCGGCTTTCTCCGGACCCGTCCGGAGCTGGTTCGCCCGGATGTCCAGTTGCACTCGGTGGTCAGCCTGCTCGACGACCACAACCGCAAGTTGCACTGGGGCCACGGCTTCAGCTGCCACGTTTGTGTGCTGCGGCCCAAGAGCATCGGCAGCGTGGGTCTGCAGTCATCCGATCCAGCCGCGCCGCCGCGCATCGACCCGAACTTCCTGGGCCATGACGATGACGTACAGACCCTGCTCAAGGGCTACCGCATGGCCCGCGAGATCGTCGCCCAGGCGCCGATGGCGCGCTTCGGCCTGAAGGACAAGTTCAGCGACGGCCTGCACAGTGATGAACAGCTGATCGAGCTGCTGCGCAGGCGCACCGACTCCATCTACCACCCCGTGGGCACCTGCCGCATGGGCAACGACGAGCACGCGGTGGTGGACAGCCAGCTGCGCGTGCATGGTACCCAGGGCCTGCGGGTCGTGGATGCCTCGATCATGCCGACCCTGGTCGGCGGCAATACCAACGCGCCCACCATCATGATCGCCGAGCGAGCGGCGGAGTGGATCGCGAGCGGCCAATAACAACAATGAGGAAGCAACAGATGCACCTGTCCCTGAAACGAATTTCTGCCGCCGGGCTCAGCCTGGCACTGCTTGCCAGCGCAGTCGCCCAGGCGGCGCCGGTACCCGCCAAGCCGGCCAGCGAAGCAACCCGTGCGGCCAACCGGGCCGTGCTGGACAAGCTGCCTTTCGCCGA is part of the Pseudomonas lalkuanensis genome and harbors:
- a CDS encoding AraC family transcriptional regulator; the encoded protein is MEPFIRTTSFGGFRELVTQLGQDPHPLLARFRIRPELLDDEDARVPFRSLIALLESAAEELHCADFGLRMSDYQNLAVLGPIALIARNAETVGHALTEIVRFIGYHSSGIQLDLDRSEPDAPRLVIELRMPGPQRQMVELAMGVAQSTMKLLCGPTFSARAVLLSGSSPLPLSRYRRHFGCETYLGQPCNALVITERQLAQRIERHEPAMHRALEQYLSQIHHLDSPDLLDQIRRLVQRLLPTQQCRLPLVAEQLGLHERTLQRQLAELGRTFEVLVEDIRRERADFYLVQRDIPMTQVAGMLGYSEQSVFNRACRRWFDMTPSARRRQLLEQRLTVE
- a CDS encoding GMC family oxidoreductase, with translation MEFDYIVVGAGSAGCVLANRLSADPAVSVCLLEAGPRDWSPLVHAPAGVAAILPTRHVNWAFDTVPQPGLGGRRGYQPRGKVLGGSSSINGMIYIRGHQSDYDEWAALGNAGWSFNEVLPYFRKSQMHHRGASEFHGGDGELYVGQIEAHTATRAFIEAGQKAGYRYNDDFNGAEQEGIGQYDVTIREGRRWSTATAFLTPIRGSRSNLTVLTGAYAERILLQGKRATGVQVRVKGRSQNLKARREVLVAAGAFGSPQLLMLSGIGPESELKPQGIPVQHELPGVGQNLQDHPDVVLGYQSTDNSLMGYSLGGSLKLGAALVQYLASRRGALATNFAEAGGFLRTRPELVRPDVQLHSVVSLLDDHNRKLHWGHGFSCHVCVLRPKSIGSVGLQSSDPAAPPRIDPNFLGHDDDVQTLLKGYRMAREIVAQAPMARFGLKDKFSDGLHSDEQLIELLRRRTDSIYHPVGTCRMGNDEHAVVDSQLRVHGTQGLRVVDASIMPTLVGGNTNAPTIMIAERAAEWIASGQ